A window of Solanum stenotomum isolate F172 chromosome 3, ASM1918654v1, whole genome shotgun sequence contains these coding sequences:
- the LOC125860369 gene encoding putative WEB family protein At4g17210 produces the protein MGEIDTKSIESVHAALSLFGEKSCDHKKKYRSTSCINEVEKENDTESALKYLANLKVQLEAKDSAHKQALLKLDHHENTVDELCTLLMSSELEKEIYMIECRGLRVHVHELELRIQEMDDRFLESVMIREQLSHATDELRDTQRELEAARDAKLEALSQVEVMENSLSTEKLKTDELSRDVSKLNETVAHLRMTATKVEESAALLELEAANAKEEVVFMRHQLEMMQDLENELLDKFALIDSMKAELQELNELRASSEKVPSDAGASEMKKLNEALELQERKNWDQSGYISLLESELRQLKGELNKANEESTRANADFGTINIELDQIKKEMIETREKESEAQVEIAFLKSELHKGKSKISASEVTDSVAKSEKSALHLALQQLALEAKNENRRLKETGKASEEGKVEAKAYMTIPKEEYDQLHDEPNEIQVLKKELKTSTVKINELRTRAEQAISRAEAAEKGKSALENQIKRWKEHKERKKAALAALREESISREITEYKSDTSPKTLQPLGKVLKMKF, from the exons ATGGGAGAGATCGATACGAAATCAATTGAATCAGTCCACGCTGCACTTTCATTGTTCGGAGAGAAATCATGTGATCACAAGAAGAAATATAGATCCACTTCATGTATCAAT GAGGTGGAGAAAGAAAATGATACAGAAAGTGCGTTGAAATACTTGGCAAACCTCAAAGTTCAACTTGAGGCGAAGGATTCTGCACACAAGCAAGCACTTCTTAAGCTAGACCATCACGAAAATACAGTTGATGAGCTATGCACTTTGCTAATGAGCTCTGAACTAGAGAAGGAGATTTACATGATCGAATGTAGAGGATTAAGGGTTCATGTCCATGAGCTTGAGTTGAGAATTCAGGAGATGGATGACCGATTTTTGGAGTCTGTAATGATACGAGAACAACTCTCACATGCCACTGATGAGTTGAGGGACACACAAAGAGAACTAGAGGCAGCAAGAGATGCTAAGCTTGAAGCCTTGTCACAAGTAGAAGTGATGGAAAATTCTTTGAGCACCGAAAAGTTAAAGACTGATGAGCTATCGCGGGATGTGTCAAAGCTGAATGAGACTGTTGCACACTTGAGAATGACTGCTACTAAGGTAGAAGAAAGCGCTGCGCTTTTGGAATTAGAAGCAGCAAATGCTAAAGAAGAAGTTGTGTTTATGAGACATCAATTGGAAATGATGCAGGATTTAGAGAATGAGCTATTGGACAAATTTGCACTTATTGATTCAATGAAAGCAGAACTTCAAGAATTGAATGAGCTTCGCGCTTCTTCTGAGAAAGTACCTTCAGATGCCGGTGCTAGTGAGATGAAAAAGTTAAATGAAGCTCTCGAATtgcaagagagaaaaaattggGATCAGTCCGGTTATATCAGTCTATTGGAATCAGAACTCAGGCAATTAAAAGGGGAACTGAACAAAGCCAACGAAGAGTCTACTCGTGCCAATGCAGACTTCGGAACAATTAACATTGAGCTGGATcagattaaaaaggaaatgattGAGACTAGAGAAAAGGAATCAGAAGCACAAGTTGAGATCGCATTCCTAAAATCCGAACTTCACAAAGGGAAGTCGAAAATTTCAGCATCAGAGGTTACTGATTCAGTAGCCAAGAGTGAGAAATCAGCTTTACATCTCGCGTTACAGCAGCTGGCCTTAGAGGCTAAAAATGAAAACAGGAGATTGAAAGAAACCGGTAAGGCATCAGAAGAGGGAAAAGTAGAGGCTAAGGCATATATGACAATACCAAAGGAGGAGTATGATCAGTTACATGATGAACCAAATGAAATTCAAGTACTGAAGAAAGAACTAAAAACATCAACTGTGAAAATTAACGAGTTGAGGACGAGAGCTGAACAGGCGATAAGCAGAGCTGAGGCAGCTGAAAAGGGTAAATCAGCACTTGAAAATCAGATAAAGAGGTGGAAGGAacataaagagagaaaaaaggcTGCATTAGCAGCACTTAGAGAGGAGTCCATTTCCAGAGAAATCACTGAATACAAATCTGATACTTCTCCGAAAACACTACAACCTCTTGGTAAGGTTCTCAAGATGAAGTTCTAG